A genomic window from Solanum dulcamara chromosome 11, daSolDulc1.2, whole genome shotgun sequence includes:
- the LOC129873102 gene encoding E3 ubiquitin-protein ligase JMJ24 — MDHPRSSSGPGEDNIGIPDDLRCKRSDGKQWRCTALSMPDKTVCEKHYIQAKKRAANSAMRANMKKGKRKSMDENDVYSESKSDDMDLPAENQKLGDYSGSISGKKHKEKGPKNQMNYFSETPQSKMFLARGMKSTDDLDMEDVQYDESRRGYRTPPPSGMESSRSRSQKMFDSSPTAETSEGSSNSSDNTGGQPCHQCKRNDHRVIWCLRCDRRGYCESCISTWYSNMPVEEIQRICPACRGSCNCKVCMRGDNLLKVRIREIPAQNKLQYLYSLLSAVLPVVKHIHNQQCFEVELEKKLRGNGMDLGRTKLNADEQMCCNFCRIPIVDYHRHCSNCSYDLCLSCCKDLRDATKLVQDDRGKQFLGRADCRETTSKEVKLSNVHLNILRKLSDWKADSNGSILCPPKQYGGCSSSVLSLKRIFKMNWVAKLVKNVEEMVSGCKVGDSGDLENTSEGKLFQAAHRENGDDNFLYHPSSEDIRSEGIEDFRKQWSRGKPVIIKDIYDVSSMSNWDPIEIWRGVRETTEEKTKDDNRTVKAIDCFDWSEIDIQIGQFIRGYSEGRIHENGWPEMLKLKDWPSPSASEEFLLYQRPEFISKLPLLEFIHSKWGLLNVAAKLPHYSLQNDVGPKIFISYGMYEELGRGESVNNLHINMRDLVFLLVHISEVKPKGWQKTKIGKMQNIFSESDHKGFPGDALNVSSEENFSKFSPVGDRGDGQYADTNSNANEMLVDQESRVTSQIGVDNFSHEDLNGSSLNSSDSSHSGALWDVFRRQDVPMLIDYLRCHWKKHGDLDHLTDDSVPSPLYGGVVYLNEHHKRKLKELFGIEPWSFEQHLGEAIFIPAGCPFQVRNLQSTVQLGLDFLSPESLCEAVRMAEEIRGLPNTHDAKLQMLEVGKISLYAASSAIKEVQKLVLDPKVGPELGFEDPNLTALVSENLEKMTKRRQVPCT; from the exons ATGGATCACCCACGATCATCCTCTGGGCCTGGTGAAGATAATATTGGGATCCCTGATGATTTGCGGTGTAAGAGGTCCGATGGGAAACAGTGGAGATGCACTGCATTGTCTATGCCTGATAAGACTGTGTGTGAAAAGCACTACATACAGGCGAAGAAGAGGGCTGCAAATTCTGCAATGAGAGCCAACATGAAAAAGGGAAAGAGAAAATCAATGGATGAAAATGATGTATATTCGGAGAGTAAAAGTGATGATATGGATTTACCAGCTGAGAACCAGAAACTTGGGGATTATTCTGGTTCAATCTCTGGGAAGAAGCACAAAGAAAAAGGCCCAAAGAATCAGATGAATTATTTTTCTGAAACACCTCAAAGCAAGATGTTTTTAGCTCGCGGTATGAAGTCTACTGATGATCTAGACATGGAAGATGTACAGTATGATGAAAGCCGAAGAGGTTACCGGACGCCACCCCCTTCTGGTATGGAATCTTCCAGAAGCAGATCGCAGAAGATGTTTGATTCCAGTCCCACAGCG GAAACTTCTGAAGGGAGCTCCAATTCTTCTGATAATACAGGGGGGCAACCTTGTCATCAATGTAAGCGGAATGATCACCGAGTAATTTGGTGCCTTAGATGTGATAGAAGGGGATACTGTGAAAGCTGCATTTCAACTTG GTACTCCAACATGCCAGTGGAAGAGATACAGAGGATTTGTCCTGCGTGTCGTGGTAGTTGCAATTGTAAAGTGTGTATGCGGGGAGACAACTTGTTAAAG GTTAGAATAAGGGAGATACCTGCACAAAACAAATTGCAGTATCTCTATTCCCTTTTATCAGCAGTTCTTCCAGTTGTTAAGCACATTCATAATCAGCAGTGCTTTGAGGTGGAACTAGAAAAAAAACTTCGAG GAAATGGAATGGATCTTGGCCGGACTAAATTGAACGCAGATGAGCAAATGTGCTG TAATTTCTGCAGGATACCCATTGTTGATTATCATAGACACTGCTCAAATTGCTCATATGACCTCTGCCTTAGCTGCTGCAAAGATCTCAGAGATGCAACCAAGCTTGTTCAGGATGACAGGGGTAAGCAGTTCCTGGGAAGAGCTGATTGCAGAGAAACCACGTCAAAGGAAGTGAAATTGTCAAACGTTCATCTAAATATACTCAGAAAGCTTTCTGATTGGAAAGCAGATAGTAATGGCTCCATACTCTGTCCACCAAAGCAATATGGGGGCTGCAGTTCCTCAGTCTTATCATTGAAACGAATCTTCAAGATGAATTGGGTAGCGAAACTGGTGAAAAATGTCGAAGAAATGGTTAGTGGATGTAAAGTAGGTGATTCTGGCGATCTAGAGAATACCTCTGAAGGGAAGTTGTTCCAGGCTGCTCATAGAGAGAATGGTGATGATAACTTTTTGTACCATCCATCTTCTGAAGATATTAGAAGTGAAGGGATTGAGGACTTCAGAAAGCAATGGAGCAGAGGTAAACCTGTTATCATCAAGGATATATATGATGTATCATCGATGTCAAACTGGGATCCAATTGAGATATGGAGAGGGGTAAGGGAGACAACAGAGGAGAAAACAAAAGATGATAACAGAACTGTGAAGGCCATTGATTGTTTTGATTGGAGTGAG ATTGATATTCAGATTGGTCAATTCATCAGAGGATACTCAGAGGGAAGAATTCATGAGAATGGTTGGCCAGAAATGCTCAAATTGAAAGATTGGCCTTCTCCTAGTGCTTCAGAAGAGTTCTTGTTGTACCAGAGACCTGAGTTTATTAGTAAACTTCCTTTACTTGAATTCATCCACTCCAAGTGGGGTCTTCTAAATGTAGCTGCAAAATTGCCTCATTATTCCCTGCAGAATGATGTTGGTCCTaagatttttatttcttatgggATGTATGAAGAACTTGGTAGAGGTGAATCAGTAAACAATCTGCATATCAACATGCGTGACCTA GTATTCCTTTTGGTTCATATCAGTGAGGTCAAACCGAAAGGTTGGCAGAAGACGAAGATAGGAAAGATGCAGAACATCTTTTCTGAATCTGATCACAAAGGATTTCCTGGCGATGCACTTAATGTTTCAAGCGAAGAGAATTTCTCCAAATTCTCACCTGTTGGAGATAGAGGGGATGGTCAGTATGCCGATACGAATTCAAATGCGAATGAAATGTTGGTTGACCAAGAGAGCAGAGTTACTTCTCAGATTGGTGTAGATAACTTTAGTCATGAAGATCTGAACGGTTCCAGTTTAAACAGCTCCGACAGTAGTCACTCTGGAGCTCTTTGGGATGTCTTTCGGAGGCAGGATGTGCCGATGCTTATCGACTATCTAAGATGTCATTGGAAGAAACATGGAGATTTGGACCATCTAACGGATGATTCT GTGCCCAGTCCTCTCTACGGTGGAGTAGTATATCTGAATGAGCAtcataagagaaagttgaaagagttatttg GAATTGAGCCTTGGTCGTTTGAACAGCATTTAGGCGAAGCGATTTTCATTCCTGCTGGGTGTCCTTTCCAAGTGAGGAATCTTCAG TCCACTGTCCAATTGGGCCTTGATTTTCTTTCTCCAGAAAGTTTATGTGAGGCTGTTAGAATGGCTGAAGAAATCCGTGGCCTTCCTAATACTCATGATGCGAAGCTACAAATGTTGGAG GTGGGAAAGATATCACTCTATGCAGCAAGCTCGGCCATCAAAGAAGTTCAGAAGTTGGTTCTGGATCCTAA AGTTGGTCCCGAGCTTGGATTTGAGGATCCCAATTTGACCGCATTGGTTTCAGAgaatttggagaagatgacgaaGAGACGTCAGGTACCTTGCACATAA